Genomic DNA from Telopea speciosissima isolate NSW1024214 ecotype Mountain lineage chromosome 2, Tspe_v1, whole genome shotgun sequence:
TAGTTTTTCTTACCATTGCTTCCAGTATTGTTGTTCTTGCTCTTCTGCCATCTGTGAGTTCATCAAGTGAAGAGAAAAAACCCATGAGCAATCACAAGAGAAAAACTCAGAACATGCAAAAGGTATTTTATTCAGTCTCTAGTTTTTCTTCAAAACTCTTATTttgcttctcttctctgtttcccTCCAAccactcccccaccccccccccccctccaaaaaaaaaaaaaaaactcctttaGTTCGAAACTGCGGCAAAGAATTTGTCTCCTTTATGCTACTAGCTGGTTACAGAATTCATTTTTGTTGAATGTGATTATGAATTTCTTAATCTTAAAAATTTGCAAAGCATTTGTGTGAATTGAAGGAACTAAGCTAATGAAGCTGACCATTTTTATGTTAAATTTACAGTTGAGCCCTGAGCTTTCATTTGAAATTACAGTCCATGGCTTCCTCCTTTGGGTTTCAATGGGGTTCCTAATGCCTGTTGGAATCCTTATCATTAGAATGTCCAATAAAGTGAAATGTGGGAGAAGGCTCAAGGTTATCTTCTATTTCCATGTTATTTTGCAGGTGAGCACCCCTCTTCCTCCGTTTTTCTGTTACTTAAGCTATACTTTTTTCTTGATGATAAATCAACAACActgattcttttttattttccctttttaactTAATCATGAATGATCCTGGAGTTATAAAATGTGATCATTTATGCCTTATAACTAGGACTTTCAATGATGATGAAGAGaccaaccaccccccccccccaaaaaaaaagaaaaaaaaagaggttctTTTATATTGAAGTATTTTATTTAGGACACCATGACAGTAACTATTTTAATCAAGTTAGACATCACACCTTCAGGTTGATCACTAATACTATCATGTATGCTTGGATATCAAGATAAAATAGTGtctaaaaatatttataaaacaaaaatcaaaatagttTATTTCCTTCAATCTTACGAAGGAATTATCGACTATTGACTACAGCTATGGGTCTAGTGTCCAGCTTGCTTGGCCTTCAAACCACAGATTATGAGAGCATGGTTGCATGTAATTAATAGTAAAGCAATCATTACTGATTTATAAAGAGTatacttcttttttcttttaatagaaAATGTATGGCTGATCTGTATTTCACAAGAACCCCGTTTCAACATTATGCATGCACACACGGAAATATATGTTTTTTATTATCATATACTGATTGATTGGGTTGGTTATTTGCATTCAACAGATACTTTCAGTACTCCTTGCCACAGCTGGAGCAGTCATGTCCATCAGAAATTTTGAGAACTCCTTCAGTAACAACCATCAAAGATTAGGCTTGGCTCTTTATGGTGTCATATGGATGCAAGTCAtagttggatttttcaggcctcAAAGGTAATTTAACTGATTCCTCATAAGTTTTTAAGAGGGGAAAAATCCCTTCTGTTTACTGAAAGACTGAGTTGGGCTGAAAAATAACTAGACCTTCATTTGTTATTGCATGCATGATTGGCTACTTGATTGAGCCTTAAAACAGGAAGTTCATTAacccaattttagtttttaatttcattttttataacattaaaataaaattcctaattCGAAGTAACTTTGCCTGAGTATAGTTTCATTTTCCATATCTGAGGATGTGTCTGTGGGCGGGTGGATGGTTGTCTCAGAGAGAGAGGCAGGGGTTATatgtttttgtgtttctttaAGTTCCTTCTTTTCCACTGTACAGAGGAACTAAAGGAAGAAGTGTGTGGTATTTTGCTCACTGGGCACTTGGAACTGGAATTTCTTTGATGGGgatcatcaacatatatacTGGGCTACGAGCCTACGAGAAGAAGACATTGAATAGTACAAGACTTTGGACTTTACTTTTCACTGCTGAGATATTCTTCATTGCTTTCCTCTATCTGTTACAAGACAAGTGGGAATATATGCAAAAGCAAAGAGTAATTTTAGGTAATGAAACCGCCATGCCCACTGATCCAGTAATTTCTCCAACAACCAACCAAAAGGAAATGATTGTGCCTTGATGAAAAAGCAATTTAAGGGTGCCCTTCCAACCAACATGTGAGTATTTTTTGTCATCCCCGGGTTTTCTTCCTCAACTATGAGAGATTGGATTTCTTGGAATTCATGAGACCAAATGAAGCATATTTCATTGCCATTGGAAGTAAagaaagtttttgttttttataatataataagACCGATTGGGGAATAGTGTGCTACTTTGTATAATGGTTGACATTTAGTTTTGTAGTTAACCTGTAAGCATCTTTCTGCATTACAGTTTGTAACATTGTATTGTGTAAAAGCTTTCACCAGTATAATTTGTAACCTTGTGTTGTGTATAAAAGGAATGTTTATCATGGTATTTTATCAATGCTCAAAACATCTCTGAAATAGCCCTATCAGACTCATCTTTGAACATCTCTGCAAATGCATCCTGTAGCTTTGTGTGCAGGTTGTTGTGAAATGAAATCTATAGCTAAACTTTTTAATGCTTCTTTCCCTGGTATTAAACATAATCCCTTGGTAAATCGTATTTGAAGGGTTCAAATTGGCCATTCATTCCTCACCATGTTTTCTAAAGCTAATAAAACTCCAATGCCTGGAAATTTGTAGAGGACACAGGTTTGCAGAGGAGAATGCATAGTTTAAGAAGCCCAAACTCTTTCAGAAATTCATAATTCAACCAGGACCCTTTTTCATTTCACAGTTcaagttttaaccaaaaatgccTTTTATAGAAAGCGCAAAACTTCCTTCAAGACTTTCCTGTTCGAGCAGGAACCTTGTTGACTTCACTTTTAACCATACTAATCACCATTGTGGAGACTCATTTATTGCAAAATGGCCAATAGATCAGAAGTATCTTAGTAAAAAGGCAGTTATTCAACCATCCTGTTGCAAGTGATTCAACAATCAATTTGTAGCTAAATGAAATTGCACAAAAATGGGCAActatggtaagggtaatttcaacCAGATGCCTGGAAAATGTTAGGTCCAAAGGATGCTTCAATGACAGGCTACATGCCAAACTGCCTCAAAGAGGCAATTAGTCCATTAGAGACATGTTGGGGGTGTAAGAAACAGGGCAATTGCAAGTCTCTCCTATAGATAATGAAAATGAAGATTTGAACAGTATGTGGTGAAGCAGGATTTAGCTCCATCACTTCAACAGGTATTTCTACAAACAATGTATGGAGATTCAATCATCAGGTACGTTGATGTAATGTCTATTGCTATAAGGGTGGTCTAGTTACATATAGGTCTTTTTGTCACATAACAAATCAAAGAACCGATGGTGCTCAAGATTCCCTGGAAAAGATCATGAGAGGAACATAGTTAGAACAGGGAAATTCTCCAGATAACTGGAAGAATTCTTGATGTCCTCTTTAATATTCATTGAAGTCATGGAAAAAGCTGCACATAACCAGTTAATACAGCTACCCCTAATATAAGAACCGGTGGAAGAAGTACAAATGCTCCAATTGTGGCAAAGAAAACACTATCATTTCTTCGAGACACTTCATTCAAGTAAGCCTGTCTTTTGATGTTCCTCTTCTGTGAGATAGTTAAAAACTTTGCAGTCGCCGTCTTTAGATTCTTACCTAACGGTATGCTGAACTCCTCACCTTCTCTGTCTCCAACCAGCTGAGAGAGCTGATCACGAATTGTTGGTCGCTGATAATCGCCACCACTCTCATAACCTGGTCATGAAGCAAACTAAGGGGTTTGTTTACAACAAAATGGTTGACCATGTAAGGGTTTCTCTTCATGAAAGAGAGTGCACCTACCATCACTCAAGGAGCTGGTGGATGTCAGTTGTTCCAAGAGATCTAGCTGAGTCCGTGCAGAAGAGAAAGAACCTTTCACCCATGAACCAGCAACTTTGTTTCAGTTTGAAATCACAATTTCTCTTCAACAAGGTGCAGTAAAGGAACAGTAATTGACATGAAAGTCAGCTTCATGAAAATAGTAATGGGTATATACTTCCACTCTTAAAacatgaataaaagaaaaagcacTTTCCAGTACAGATTTATTTGTTAACACTTGGTTAATTCCACTCAAGCTGTAAGAGTCGACGCTATCTTCACAAGATTGCTTATAAGTAGTCAGTATTTATCAAAACTAAATGAATGTTCATAACATTAAAATGATGTTCTTCTCTAGGTTTGTTCATCTGCCTTGTTGAGGCACTTGCAGACTTGCAGCTGCTTCAGTGATAAGGGGTCAGGTTTCTTACCATGAAGCATGGGTTGTGAAATAGACTCCTACCTACATGTTGAAAGAAGTGTGCACTCTTCATTGACTTCCGTGTTTTTTACAGAGTAATAGTAATTCATCAATACCAATTGAGGGTTCAGTCCTTGTTCATAAAAATATCCGACGACATGAAAAGCAAACAAGAGCATGACAATTTCATAATATTTTGGTTTGGGCAAAATTGATTGGTATTCATTATTCCTGCCAAAAGATACAAGGGTTTTTCATATTCTGACAATTTAATCAATTCATCAATTGTAATAGCAGAGGTCAAAGAAGAACTTgcatacataaataaataaaacaatttaaagcaTATCCATAATGCATCACCTGAGAAACTTGGAGGGTCCTCTGTTACTCCTCCCTCTGTTCCTTCAGATTGAGCAGCTGCCTTAAAAGAAACGGAGAGCTGTTTTCCCGTTGGTAGGCATGGAGAGCTAGAGTAGGgattaagaagaaaaagtcTGCATTTTGGAACCGAAATTATAGGGGGTAAAGGCCTTGAGTGGAGAGAAGAAGCCCAATAATTGAATGCCATGGAAGGCTTTGGGCAAAGAGAAGGTTCAAGTCCCAACTTTCCATTTTACTCTCCATTGGCCTGCGGCTATTCTTCAGTCATTTTGTAGGTCTGTAATCACCACAATTTAAATGAGAAAACTGCTCCACCACATATATTTCAGCAAAGAATCTTGTATTGTTTACACTAAATACTGTAAAAATGGTCCCATCATGACTTGATCAGAGCCGTTCAAATGTGGAATCCTACTGCCATACCCCAACAAATCATGGATCTAGAAGGGCCTTTATGGTGACCCATGTACCCTAGTAATCTATCTATTTGGATGGCTAAAGATCCTCTGAATCTAATCCCCAGTTGGACTGAGACTCTGATCATTGAactataataaataaaagaggtGGGCCACTGCCTTCATAGATGGTTTTGTTCAATGTGTATCAATTGCCATCCACATCAGATAGTTTCCACACTACCCTTGCTTTAATTTTCCCTGCCATTGTCGCTTGCATCCAAGATTCGAGATAAATTATCCATTACACACAGCAAAACCAGTCTTCTACTTGTCTCTGCACTCAGAAGTCTGGACTCAATAGGGACTTCGTAGTTTGAAGGAGTGAGTGAATGGCTTCCCAAGATCAACATGCccatgatcatcatcatcacgtccatcaCCACCATGATACCCACGAGTATTTTTTCGATCGAACTCTTTCATTTGATATTCGGGTTCATAACAGTCTCCAttaatttcctcttcttctattaggGGAGCTCAAGATGGTTCAACATCATGGGTAGGTGCTGATGGTAAAGTTTATCATAGCCATGATGGATTAGCGCCACACTCACATGAACCCATATGCTCGCCTGGGTATTTTAGCAGAAGAGCTCCTCCCCTATTCGATAGGGATTTCAATGAAAGAGCTTTCACTATTGGCATTGGAGGGCCGGTCGGAACTGGGTATGCTTCACTTCTTTGGTTGTTCAACTCGTTTGCCTTTTGAATTTAATTTATTGTAGTCGTTGTTGGCATATACAGGATCTTGGTGACCCTTCTGTCGTTTGAAAGGGATGAAAAGGGCTAGTACAAGTGGTCTTTGGATTCTTGcttttgtgtttgttttctttggttCCAATACTTTTGTTCTTAAATTTAGGAAAATTTACTGACAATAATACCACAGAGTGCTTCAATGGGAATTCTGAAATATATTTCTCTCTTTGGGTAAAGTGTAAAAATATTTATCCCTTGGAAACTTAAAATGTCCTTGTACAGTAATTGCTCGTCAGAGCTTTAGTTTATGCATatagggaaagaagagaaagaagaagaagacacagAGAACGTTTTTAATGTGGTTCGGTTTCACTGGAAACCTACGTCCACACTACTTATATTTTCCACACTGTTTTAACCTTCACCTAGTATCTCTTTATATAGATGTTTAGAGATAGGTGTTTTGAAGTTACAGGGATTCTTCCAATTGGATGGATGATTACAATAGGATTCACAGCCTGATGTGCTTGAGTGAATCCGGTTACTTTCCTTGATCTTGGAGGAGTTTGAGTTTAACTCAATTGCTGCAGTGGCTTTGTACGCTGGTGTTGGAGTAGATACAATGGCTGAGGTGGCATTGTTATCCCATGAGCCTTTATCACATGTAGATAGAATATTGGGTTCCACTAGATAAACCGTTGGAGCTGAAGGTCTATCCTTATCAACTGCAGCCGTTGGAGATGAATTCCTATCCTTATCACTTACAAGATTAGTTAGTTTAGTGTTGCATAGGTACTTTTCTTCAACTGTTGTTGAAAAACTAGGATTGACTAATTTGATATTTGTCTGTGTACGAGTGGACTTGTGAAACTAGATTTATTTTGCCGACCACAAATATTTGAGATGGGGTTAGGTTGGATCTGACTCTTGAATTGATTGCATTCTCTTTCTCTAATCAGCTTCCAGATTTTCCAATAATAAATTAGCCCAAATGGCCAAACAAACAGATATGGTGATTAACAGATCTTTATTCGCATTCTGTAGGAAAACAGCTTTAATGTTGGCACTGTGCAGATTCTTGCGTGACAAGTACAGTCTCGCTGCAGTATGTATTATGTAGTTCAATGTTTCAGAAACATCTTTCGGAACCATGGGTTTCTGCAATTGCCTCCTTTGTTATCATGCTAATTGGTGTCCTGTCTATGGTTTGTATAAGTTCTGGAGCATATCTGAATTTTGTGTTGATGCACAAATCGTTTGTGTTGACTAATGAAATGGATTGAAGAACCATATTTCATGTCTCCTGTCACTGAAATTTTTGCTTGCAACTAAAAACCTTGGAAGTGGTGGCTATGTTTCCAGGAGTAGCAACTCATGATATTGCTTTCATGTATTATCTGTCGTTGTGAGATTTATGATTGCATGAACAAGCCTGGAAATCTCCCTGTATGTATTTAAACCAATAAATGACTACAAAAGATAGTGTTATATAAGCTTAACTACTGGGCCACAAAATA
This window encodes:
- the LOC122651579 gene encoding cytochrome b561 domain-containing protein At4g18260-like, with product MKIFQKLVFLTIASSIVVLALLPSVSSSSEEKKPMSNHKRKTQNMQKLSPELSFEITVHGFLLWVSMGFLMPVGILIIRMSNKVKCGRRLKVIFYFHVILQILSVLLATAGAVMSIRNFENSFSNNHQRLGLALYGVIWMQVIVGFFRPQRGTKGRSVWYFAHWALGTGISLMGIINIYTGLRAYEKKTLNSTRLWTLLFTAEIFFIAFLYLLQDKWEYMQKQRVILGNETAMPTDPVISPTTNQKEMIVP
- the LOC122651580 gene encoding uncharacterized protein LOC122651580; the protein is MAFNYWASSLHSRPLPPIISVPKCRLFLLNPYSSSPCLPTGKQLSVSFKAAAQSEGTEGGVTEDPPSFSGSFSSARTQLDLLEQLTSTSSLSDGYESGGDYQRPTIRDQLSQLVGDREGEEFSIPLGKNLKTATAKFLTISQKRNIKRQAYLNEVSRRNDSVFFATIGAFVLLPPVLILGVAVLTGYVQLFP